In one window of Tursiops truncatus isolate mTurTru1 chromosome 5, mTurTru1.mat.Y, whole genome shotgun sequence DNA:
- the TNIP2 gene encoding TNFAIP3-interacting protein 2 isoform X9 produces the protein MSQPEREQKEVTLLRRGAAQKGRAPAASDILCRSLADETHQLRRTLAATAHMCQHLAECLDARQRAKGDAGERSPEPACADGDGSVHAVVAKLQEENRLLKQKVTHVEDLNAKWQRYDASRDEYVRGLHAQLRGLQAPLEPERPSPPELMRKEISRLNTQLEEKINDCAEARRELEAVRRARDAALERVQMLEQQVPPTPGPGAGGRWGPFSEQKRRCRLTVECLSPHRSSRTRMTSRRRGLTGSGLRVGSRSWRNGWPCCSARYPANRAPDAHPPEGLPPWRGGDAELTPEPPFVVGGRHPQCPHPAWLWTPLVDRRVARPAEARGLCTEWPLSPFQLRPVAVELWEHCSAPGRHPGAGGGEAVGQEPGSCRLGCGSHTRRDEHWGSRRFGADVGGDHVGHATGTPAASRDPPPPPTQEGRSLPGSLSARRRVGILESQALAGFILGAKLPGT, from the exons ATGAGCCAGCCGGAGCGGGAGCAGAAGGAAGTGACCCTGCTGAGGAGAGGCGCGGCCCAGAAGGGGCGGGCCCCGGCCGCCAGCGACATCCTGTGCCGCTCCCTGGCCGACGAGACTCATCAGCTGCGCAGGACGCTGGCCGCCACCGCCCACATGTGCCAGCACCTGGCCGAATGTCTGGATGCACGCCAGCGCGCAAAGGGGGACGCGGGGGAGAGGAGCCCCGAG CCAGCGTGTGCAGATGGGGACGGCTCTGTCCACGCGGTTGTTGCGAAGTTACAGGAGGAGAATCGACTGTTGAAGCAGAAGGTGACTCAC GTGGAAGACCTCAACGCCAAGTGGCAGCGCTACGACGCCAGCAGGGATGAGTACGTGAGGGGACTCCACGCACAGCTGAGAGGGCTGCAGGCCCCCCTCGAGCCTGAGAGGCCCTCCCCGCCCGAGCTGATGAGGAAGGAGATCTCCCGGCTCAACACACAGTTGGAGGAGAAAATCAACGACTGTGCAGAAGCGAGGCGGGAGCTGGAGGCCGTGAGGAGGGCCCGGGACGCCGCGCTGGAGCGGGTGCAGATGTTGGAGCAGCaggtgccccccaccccggggccgGGTGCTGGGGGGCGCTGGGGGCCTTTCTCTGAGCAGAAACGGCGCTGCCGTCTGACGGTTGAGTGTCTGTCTCCTCACAGATCCTCGCGTACAAGGATGACTTCACGTCGGAGAGGGTTGACCGGGAGCGGGCTCAGAGTAGGATCCAGGAGTTGGAGGAACGGGTGGCCTTGCTGCAGCGCCAGGTACCCTGCAAACAG AGCACCCGATGCACATCCCCCTGAGGGGCTACCACCCTGGCGGGGCGGGGATGCCGAGCTTACCCCGGAACCACCCTTCGTGGTTGGTGGGCGCCATCCTCAGTGCCCCCATCCTGCGTGGCTGTGGACCCCACTGGTGGACAGAAGGGTGGCCCGGCCTGCCGAGGCCCGGGGCCTGTGCACCGAGTGGCCTCTGAGCCCCTTTCAGCTGCGGCCTGTGGCCGTCGAGCTTTGGGAGCACTGCTCGGCCCCTGGGCGACACCCCGGGGCGGGCGGTGGTGAAGCTGTGGGCCAGGAGCCAGGGTCCTGCCGCCTGGGCTGCGGCTCCCACACGAGGCGTGATGAGCACTGGGGGTCACGGCGCTTCGGGGCTGACGTCGGGGGCGATCATGTTGGTCATGCCACGGGCACCCCTGCTGCCTCCAgagaccccccacccccgcccacccagGAGGGACGCAGTTTGCCAGGCTCCCTCTCTGCACGGCGGCGTGTGGG GATCCTCGAGAGCCAGGCTCTTGCCGGGTTCATACTGGGGGCAAAACTCCCGGGTACTTAG
- the TNIP2 gene encoding TNFAIP3-interacting protein 2 isoform X7 → MPPPVEVLLVLFLILEEKLSVFYHGEIERLSEQLEEKERETKQLMSQPEREQKEVTLLRRGAAQKGRAPAASDILCRSLADETHQLRRTLAATAHMCQHLAECLDARQRAKGDAGERSPEPACADGDGSVHAVVAKLQEENRLLKQKVTHVEDLNAKWQRYDASRDEYVRGLHAQLRGLQAPLEPERPSPPELMRKEISRLNTQLEEKINDCAEARRELEAVRRARDAALERVQMLEQQVPPTPGPGAGGRWGPFSEQKRRCRLTVECLSPHRSSRTRMTSRRRGLTGSGLRVGSRSWRNGWPCCSARYPANRAPDAHPPEGLPPWRGGDAELTPEPPFVVGGRHPQCPHPAWLWTPLVDRRVARPAEARGLCTEWPLSPFQLRPVAVELWEHCSAPGRHPGAGGGEAVGQEPGSCRLGCGSHTRRDEHWGSRRFGADVGGDHVGHATGTPAASRDPPPPPTQEGRSLPGSLSARRRVGILESQALAGFILGAKLPGT, encoded by the exons atgccccctccagtggaagtcctccttgtcttgttcttgatcttagaggaaaagctttcagtcttttaccacGGG GAAATCGAGAGACTTTCCGAGCaactagaagaaaaagagagggagacgAAGCAGCTGATGAGCCAGCCGGAGCGGGAGCAGAAGGAAGTGACCCTGCTGAGGAGAGGCGCGGCCCAGAAGGGGCGGGCCCCGGCCGCCAGCGACATCCTGTGCCGCTCCCTGGCCGACGAGACTCATCAGCTGCGCAGGACGCTGGCCGCCACCGCCCACATGTGCCAGCACCTGGCCGAATGTCTGGATGCACGCCAGCGCGCAAAGGGGGACGCGGGGGAGAGGAGCCCCGAG CCAGCGTGTGCAGATGGGGACGGCTCTGTCCACGCGGTTGTTGCGAAGTTACAGGAGGAGAATCGACTGTTGAAGCAGAAGGTGACTCAC GTGGAAGACCTCAACGCCAAGTGGCAGCGCTACGACGCCAGCAGGGATGAGTACGTGAGGGGACTCCACGCACAGCTGAGAGGGCTGCAGGCCCCCCTCGAGCCTGAGAGGCCCTCCCCGCCCGAGCTGATGAGGAAGGAGATCTCCCGGCTCAACACACAGTTGGAGGAGAAAATCAACGACTGTGCAGAAGCGAGGCGGGAGCTGGAGGCCGTGAGGAGGGCCCGGGACGCCGCGCTGGAGCGGGTGCAGATGTTGGAGCAGCaggtgccccccaccccggggccgGGTGCTGGGGGGCGCTGGGGGCCTTTCTCTGAGCAGAAACGGCGCTGCCGTCTGACGGTTGAGTGTCTGTCTCCTCACAGATCCTCGCGTACAAGGATGACTTCACGTCGGAGAGGGTTGACCGGGAGCGGGCTCAGAGTAGGATCCAGGAGTTGGAGGAACGGGTGGCCTTGCTGCAGCGCCAGGTACCCTGCAAACAG AGCACCCGATGCACATCCCCCTGAGGGGCTACCACCCTGGCGGGGCGGGGATGCCGAGCTTACCCCGGAACCACCCTTCGTGGTTGGTGGGCGCCATCCTCAGTGCCCCCATCCTGCGTGGCTGTGGACCCCACTGGTGGACAGAAGGGTGGCCCGGCCTGCCGAGGCCCGGGGCCTGTGCACCGAGTGGCCTCTGAGCCCCTTTCAGCTGCGGCCTGTGGCCGTCGAGCTTTGGGAGCACTGCTCGGCCCCTGGGCGACACCCCGGGGCGGGCGGTGGTGAAGCTGTGGGCCAGGAGCCAGGGTCCTGCCGCCTGGGCTGCGGCTCCCACACGAGGCGTGATGAGCACTGGGGGTCACGGCGCTTCGGGGCTGACGTCGGGGGCGATCATGTTGGTCATGCCACGGGCACCCCTGCTGCCTCCAgagaccccccacccccgcccacccagGAGGGACGCAGTTTGCCAGGCTCCCTCTCTGCACGGCGGCGTGTGGG GATCCTCGAGAGCCAGGCTCTTGCCGGGTTCATACTGGGGGCAAAACTCCCGGGTACTTAG
- the TNIP2 gene encoding TNFAIP3-interacting protein 2 isoform X6: MWDPPGLGHELTSPASAGGLSTTAPPGKPEIERLSEQLEEKERETKQLMSQPEREQKEVTLLRRGAAQKGRAPAASDILCRSLADETHQLRRTLAATAHMCQHLAECLDARQRAKGDAGERSPEPACADGDGSVHAVVAKLQEENRLLKQKVTHVEDLNAKWQRYDASRDEYVRGLHAQLRGLQAPLEPERPSPPELMRKEISRLNTQLEEKINDCAEARRELEAVRRARDAALERVQMLEQQVPPTPGPGAGGRWGPFSEQKRRCRLTVECLSPHRSSRTRMTSRRRGLTGSGLRVGSRSWRNGWPCCSARYPANRAPDAHPPEGLPPWRGGDAELTPEPPFVVGGRHPQCPHPAWLWTPLVDRRVARPAEARGLCTEWPLSPFQLRPVAVELWEHCSAPGRHPGAGGGEAVGQEPGSCRLGCGSHTRRDEHWGSRRFGADVGGDHVGHATGTPAASRDPPPPPTQEGRSLPGSLSARRRVGILESQALAGFILGAKLPGT, translated from the exons atgtgggatcctcctggactgggacacgaactcacgtcccccgcatcagcaggtggactctcaaccactgcgccaccagggaagccc GAAATCGAGAGACTTTCCGAGCaactagaagaaaaagagagggagacgAAGCAGCTGATGAGCCAGCCGGAGCGGGAGCAGAAGGAAGTGACCCTGCTGAGGAGAGGCGCGGCCCAGAAGGGGCGGGCCCCGGCCGCCAGCGACATCCTGTGCCGCTCCCTGGCCGACGAGACTCATCAGCTGCGCAGGACGCTGGCCGCCACCGCCCACATGTGCCAGCACCTGGCCGAATGTCTGGATGCACGCCAGCGCGCAAAGGGGGACGCGGGGGAGAGGAGCCCCGAG CCAGCGTGTGCAGATGGGGACGGCTCTGTCCACGCGGTTGTTGCGAAGTTACAGGAGGAGAATCGACTGTTGAAGCAGAAGGTGACTCAC GTGGAAGACCTCAACGCCAAGTGGCAGCGCTACGACGCCAGCAGGGATGAGTACGTGAGGGGACTCCACGCACAGCTGAGAGGGCTGCAGGCCCCCCTCGAGCCTGAGAGGCCCTCCCCGCCCGAGCTGATGAGGAAGGAGATCTCCCGGCTCAACACACAGTTGGAGGAGAAAATCAACGACTGTGCAGAAGCGAGGCGGGAGCTGGAGGCCGTGAGGAGGGCCCGGGACGCCGCGCTGGAGCGGGTGCAGATGTTGGAGCAGCaggtgccccccaccccggggccgGGTGCTGGGGGGCGCTGGGGGCCTTTCTCTGAGCAGAAACGGCGCTGCCGTCTGACGGTTGAGTGTCTGTCTCCTCACAGATCCTCGCGTACAAGGATGACTTCACGTCGGAGAGGGTTGACCGGGAGCGGGCTCAGAGTAGGATCCAGGAGTTGGAGGAACGGGTGGCCTTGCTGCAGCGCCAGGTACCCTGCAAACAG AGCACCCGATGCACATCCCCCTGAGGGGCTACCACCCTGGCGGGGCGGGGATGCCGAGCTTACCCCGGAACCACCCTTCGTGGTTGGTGGGCGCCATCCTCAGTGCCCCCATCCTGCGTGGCTGTGGACCCCACTGGTGGACAGAAGGGTGGCCCGGCCTGCCGAGGCCCGGGGCCTGTGCACCGAGTGGCCTCTGAGCCCCTTTCAGCTGCGGCCTGTGGCCGTCGAGCTTTGGGAGCACTGCTCGGCCCCTGGGCGACACCCCGGGGCGGGCGGTGGTGAAGCTGTGGGCCAGGAGCCAGGGTCCTGCCGCCTGGGCTGCGGCTCCCACACGAGGCGTGATGAGCACTGGGGGTCACGGCGCTTCGGGGCTGACGTCGGGGGCGATCATGTTGGTCATGCCACGGGCACCCCTGCTGCCTCCAgagaccccccacccccgcccacccagGAGGGACGCAGTTTGCCAGGCTCCCTCTCTGCACGGCGGCGTGTGGG GATCCTCGAGAGCCAGGCTCTTGCCGGGTTCATACTGGGGGCAAAACTCCCGGGTACTTAG